One window of the Arthrobacter sp. D5-1 genome contains the following:
- a CDS encoding F0F1 ATP synthase subunit delta: MAGISSESLTTALAQLEAKLPFASLQLAKDLFGILGTVDSSAGLRRALTDPSRTGDEKSALVKQLVGGKVSADAAEIAGGLASSRWASARDIGDALETLAATVVIAVAENKSAVSASGITGLEELENDLFAFNQIVASSHEVQRALSEPQGSPAAKIALAEKLVPGSSEEAKVLISQAVTQPRGVKPSKLVESFAKLAAKRQQRWIATVSVTRPLTETQASRLQAGLDALYGRELKVNLNVDPALIGGIRVQVGDEVLDASVIARLTELRRQLAG; encoded by the coding sequence ATGGCAGGTATATCGAGCGAATCGCTGACCACAGCACTGGCGCAGTTGGAAGCCAAGCTTCCCTTCGCCTCGCTGCAGTTGGCTAAGGACCTCTTCGGAATCCTGGGAACGGTGGACAGCTCGGCTGGCTTGCGCCGCGCCCTGACTGACCCGTCCCGTACTGGAGACGAAAAGTCGGCGCTGGTCAAGCAGCTGGTTGGCGGAAAAGTCTCCGCTGATGCTGCTGAAATTGCGGGCGGACTGGCCAGCTCACGCTGGGCATCGGCACGCGATATCGGCGATGCACTCGAGACGCTTGCCGCCACGGTTGTCATTGCCGTAGCTGAAAACAAGTCGGCGGTTTCTGCCTCCGGTATCACGGGGCTGGAAGAGCTGGAAAACGATCTGTTTGCCTTCAACCAGATCGTCGCCTCCAGCCACGAAGTACAACGTGCTCTGTCCGAGCCGCAGGGTTCCCCTGCGGCAAAGATTGCACTGGCCGAGAAGCTTGTTCCTGGCAGCAGCGAGGAAGCAAAGGTTCTCATCAGCCAGGCAGTTACGCAGCCGCGCGGTGTCAAGCCGAGCAAGCTCGTCGAGTCTTTCGCCAAGCTTGCAGCCAAGCGTCAGCAGCGCTGGATTGCAACTGTCAGCGTTACCCGTCCGTTGACGGAAACGCAGGCCAGCCGTCTGCAGGCCGGGCTGGATGCCCTGTACGGCCGCGAACTGAAGGTCAACCTCAATGTTGACCCCGCACTGATCGGTGGGATCCGTGTCCAGGTAGGTGACGAAGTGCTCGACGCTTCGGTCATCGCCCGCCTGACCGAACTCCGCCGTCAGCTCGCTGGCTAG
- a CDS encoding F0F1 ATP synthase subunit B: MNQLIISAATEGEAKSNPLVPNVWEMGVVLVGFAVLMYIVVKFVVPMFEKTFAERAEAIEGGIAKAEAAQAEASAALEEYKQQLTDARAEANRIREEARAEGAQILADLKAKAAAESARITEQAHAAIESERQAAVVSLRSEVGTLATTLAGRIVGEALTDDQRAARVVDRFLADLETQSAGAAK, encoded by the coding sequence ATGAATCAGCTGATCATCTCAGCCGCCACTGAAGGCGAAGCGAAGAGCAACCCGCTCGTTCCCAACGTCTGGGAAATGGGCGTTGTCCTCGTCGGCTTTGCGGTCCTCATGTACATCGTGGTCAAGTTTGTTGTCCCGATGTTCGAGAAGACCTTCGCAGAGCGCGCCGAAGCAATCGAAGGTGGCATTGCAAAGGCCGAAGCGGCCCAGGCGGAAGCTTCTGCAGCTCTTGAAGAGTACAAGCAGCAGCTCACCGACGCCCGCGCCGAAGCCAACCGAATCCGTGAAGAAGCACGCGCCGAAGGCGCCCAGATCCTTGCGGACCTCAAGGCCAAGGCTGCAGCAGAGTCTGCCCGCATCACCGAGCAGGCACACGCTGCCATCGAGTCGGAGCGCCAGGCAGCTGTTGTCTCGCTTCGTTCCGAGGTAGGCACCCTGGCCACCACGCTGGCCGGCCGCATCGTTGGTGAAGCACTCACCGACGACCAGCGCGCCGCACGCGTTGTGGACCGCTTCCTTGCAGATCTGGAGACCCAGAGCGCAGGTGCAGCTAAGTAA
- the atpE gene encoding ATP synthase F0 subunit C, whose amino-acid sequence MEGTINGSLNLIGYGLSAIGGGIGVGLVFAAYINGVARQPEAQRVLQPIAFLGLALTEALAILGLVFAFVLS is encoded by the coding sequence ATGGAAGGCACCATCAACGGCTCCCTCAACCTCATCGGCTACGGTCTCTCGGCCATCGGCGGTGGTATCGGTGTGGGTCTCGTGTTCGCCGCGTACATCAACGGTGTTGCACGTCAGCCGGAAGCTCAGCGTGTGCTGCAGCCGATCGCGTTCCTTGGCCTGGCACTGACTGAAGCTCTTGCCATCCTCGGCCTCGTCTTCGCTTTCGTTCTTTCCTAA
- the atpB gene encoding F0F1 ATP synthase subunit A, protein MIALALPAQDSGSFTPPGIDEMHLPAILPWGAHDGFSKQMLLVILSVVIIATFFILAARKQQLVPGKLQFAGEMAYGFVRNSIAKDIIGGKDFIKYVPLLFSLFFFILVNNIYGAIPVIQLPSFSHVGGAYVMAGIVYFTWIIIGIKKNGLKYFKLATVPSGVPWYILPIVVPIEIISNFLVRPVTHSLRLFATMLAGHLIVMLAGSGIEFLVMQENVLLKGASVLVLVGAIAMYMLEALIMALQAYVFTLLTAIYIEGALHADSH, encoded by the coding sequence TTGATCGCGCTTGCGCTCCCCGCCCAGGATTCGGGGTCCTTCACCCCACCCGGAATCGACGAAATGCACCTGCCGGCAATCCTGCCTTGGGGTGCGCACGACGGATTCTCCAAGCAGATGCTGCTGGTGATTCTTTCGGTCGTCATTATCGCTACATTCTTCATCCTCGCTGCACGTAAGCAGCAGCTGGTACCCGGCAAGCTGCAGTTCGCAGGCGAGATGGCTTACGGCTTCGTCCGCAACAGCATCGCCAAGGACATCATCGGCGGCAAGGACTTCATCAAGTACGTCCCGCTGCTGTTCAGCTTGTTCTTCTTCATTTTGGTGAACAACATCTACGGCGCCATCCCTGTGATTCAGCTGCCGAGCTTCTCACACGTAGGCGGCGCCTACGTCATGGCCGGCATCGTGTATTTCACCTGGATCATCATCGGCATCAAGAAGAACGGCCTGAAGTACTTCAAGCTCGCCACCGTTCCTTCCGGCGTCCCGTGGTACATCCTCCCGATCGTGGTACCGATCGAAATCATCTCCAACTTCTTGGTCCGCCCGGTCACGCACAGCCTCCGTCTGTTCGCGACGATGCTGGCCGGTCACCTGATCGTCATGCTCGCCGGTTCCGGCATCGAGTTCCTTGTCATGCAGGAGAACGTCCTGCTCAAGGGCGCATCGGTCCTGGTCCTCGTCGGCGCAATCGCCATGTACATGCTCGAAGCACTGATCATGGCCCTGCAGGCTTACGTGTTCACCCTGTTGACCGCGATCTACATCGAAGGCGCCCTGCACGCCGACAGCCACTAG